From Bacteroidales bacterium WCE2004, a single genomic window includes:
- a CDS encoding methionine adenosyltransferase, which translates to MLKEMNHLFTSESVSEGHPDKVADQISDAILDEFLRQDPEAHVACETFCTSGLVVVGGEVNSDNAYVDIPATVRRVIARIGYTKAEYGFDASSCGVISTIHEQSADIDRGVAREEPADQGAGDQGMMFGYASTDTEEYMPLALSLSHKLLQTLADIRHNEPELMPYLRPDAKSQFTIEFTGRRTPVRVHTIVLSTQHDEFDTDERMHARIEKDVREIVLPRLIATLPERTARLFDDKFILHVNPTGKFVIGGPAGDTGLTGRKIIVDTYGGRGAHGGGAFSGKDPSKVDRSAAYAARYLAKNLVAAGVADEALVQLAYAIGVAEPVSVFVDTYGTRHAGESDAEIALKLRELFDLRPAAITKKFGLKNPIYEPTAAYGHMGRKPYVKDGIQFFGWELLDGVDSIKEAFGL; encoded by the coding sequence AGGACCCGGAGGCCCACGTCGCCTGTGAGACCTTCTGCACCTCCGGCCTGGTGGTCGTGGGGGGCGAGGTCAATTCCGACAACGCCTACGTCGACATCCCCGCCACCGTCCGCCGCGTGATCGCGCGCATCGGCTACACCAAGGCCGAATACGGCTTCGACGCCTCTTCCTGCGGCGTCATCTCCACCATCCACGAGCAGAGCGCCGACATCGACCGCGGCGTGGCCCGCGAAGAGCCCGCCGACCAGGGCGCCGGCGACCAGGGCATGATGTTCGGCTACGCCAGCACGGACACGGAGGAATACATGCCGCTCGCGCTGTCCCTCTCGCACAAGCTCCTGCAGACGCTCGCGGACATCCGCCACAACGAGCCGGAGCTGATGCCCTACCTCCGTCCGGACGCCAAGTCCCAGTTCACGATCGAGTTCACCGGCCGTCGCACGCCCGTGCGCGTGCATACCATCGTATTGAGCACGCAGCACGACGAGTTCGACACGGACGAGCGCATGCACGCGCGTATAGAGAAAGATGTGCGGGAGATCGTCCTCCCGCGCCTGATCGCCACGCTCCCCGAGCGCACGGCCAGGCTTTTCGACGACAAGTTCATCCTGCACGTCAACCCGACGGGCAAGTTCGTCATCGGCGGCCCCGCCGGCGACACCGGCCTGACCGGCCGCAAGATCATCGTGGACACCTACGGCGGTCGCGGCGCGCACGGCGGCGGCGCCTTCTCCGGCAAGGACCCGTCCAAGGTGGACCGCAGCGCCGCCTACGCCGCGCGCTACCTCGCCAAGAACCTCGTGGCCGCGGGCGTCGCGGACGAAGCGCTGGTGCAGCTGGCCTACGCCATCGGCGTGGCCGAGCCGGTCAGCGTGTTCGTGGACACCTACGGCACGCGCCATGCCGGCGAGTCCGACGCCGAGATCGCACTCAAGCTGCGCGAACTCTTCGACCTGCGCCCGGCCGCCATCACCAAGAAGTTCGGCCTGAAGAACCCGATCTACGAGCCGACCGCCGCCTACGGCCACATGGGCCGCAAGCCCTACGTCAAGGACGGCATCCAGTTCTTCGGCTGGGAGCTGCTGGACGGCGTGGACAGCATCAAGGAAGCCTTCGGCCTATGA
- a CDS encoding SsrA-binding protein, with the protein MSSRDKKPQQVRINNKRASYDYEFLEEYDAGIVLVGTEIKSIRAGKASLQDAYCYFSGGDLYVRGMNVATYFWASAWSSHEPMRDRKLLLTRRELKHLAQAVKTKGLTIVAVRLYIADNGYAKLRIALAKGKKEYDKRATIKEKDIRREMERE; encoded by the coding sequence ATGAGTTCCCGGGACAAGAAGCCCCAGCAGGTCCGCATCAACAACAAGCGGGCGTCGTACGACTACGAGTTCCTCGAGGAGTACGACGCCGGCATCGTGCTCGTAGGCACGGAGATCAAGTCCATCCGCGCCGGCAAGGCCTCCCTGCAGGACGCCTACTGCTATTTCTCCGGCGGAGACCTCTACGTGCGCGGGATGAACGTCGCGACCTATTTCTGGGCTTCCGCCTGGAGCAGCCACGAGCCGATGCGCGACCGCAAGCTCCTGCTCACCCGCCGCGAGCTCAAGCACCTCGCGCAGGCCGTCAAGACCAAGGGCCTGACCATCGTGGCCGTGCGCCTCTACATCGCCGACAACGGCTACGCCAAACTCCGCATCGCGCTCGCCAAGGGCAAGAAGGAATACGACAAGCGCGCCACCATCAAGGAGAAGGACATCCGCCGCGAGATGGAAAGAGAATAA
- a CDS encoding tRNA dimethylallyltransferase — protein MPRLKHSIVAELPEPERLDVAQLARDCASGACDLVAVVGPTASGKTRCAVRLAERLGGEILSADSRQVYRGMDIGTGKDLAEYGSVPYHLIDIAEPGTQYNVWQYQQDFARAWADIRARGAVPVLCGGTGMYVNAVTRGYDFSEKVPLSAARERNSGRADLPQRPFFIGTLVDRDTRNARIDARLDARLQEGMVDEIRGLLARGVPAEALLAYGLEYKFVTLYIQGKLTYDQMRTQLATAIHQFAKRQMTWWRGMERSGVRIHWVEPDAI, from the coding sequence ATGCCCCGCCTCAAGCATAGCATCGTCGCCGAGCTGCCCGAACCCGAGCGGCTGGACGTCGCGCAGCTTGCGCGCGACTGCGCCTCCGGCGCCTGCGACCTCGTCGCCGTGGTCGGCCCCACCGCCTCCGGCAAGACCCGCTGCGCCGTGCGGCTCGCGGAGCGGCTGGGCGGCGAGATCCTTTCGGCGGATTCCCGCCAGGTCTACCGCGGGATGGACATCGGCACGGGCAAGGACCTCGCCGAATACGGCTCGGTCCCCTACCACCTCATCGACATCGCCGAGCCCGGTACGCAGTACAACGTCTGGCAGTACCAGCAGGACTTCGCGCGCGCCTGGGCGGACATCCGCGCCCGCGGCGCCGTGCCAGTGCTCTGCGGCGGCACGGGAATGTACGTCAACGCCGTCACGCGCGGCTATGATTTCTCGGAGAAAGTACCCCTGAGCGCGGCGCGAGAGAGGAATTCCGGCCGCGCCGACCTCCCCCAGCGGCCCTTCTTCATCGGCACGCTGGTCGACCGCGACACGCGCAACGCGCGCATCGACGCCCGCCTGGACGCCCGCCTGCAGGAAGGCATGGTGGACGAGATCCGCGGGCTGCTGGCGCGCGGCGTCCCCGCCGAGGCGCTCCTCGCCTACGGCCTCGAATACAAGTTCGTCACCCTCTACATCCAGGGCAAGCTCACCTACGACCAGATGCGCACGCAGCTCGCCACCGCCATCCACCAGTTCGCCAAGCGGCAGATGACCTGGTGGCGCGGCATGGAACGCAGCGGCGTCCGGATCCACTGGGTGGAGCCGGACGCCATCTGA
- a CDS encoding PDZ domain-containing protein: MKHFVRTVFVLCLLLASLPSCNKLGGGPSHGDESENPSYYYLNRFSRALMEVNYLWNEEISSTLTHWDLKADPYAQVHDARYHDAAGNEVDRWTQMIPDYEAFVNGLNGVSSGTYAVNMQLMYADETRSQIVAVVLYTYADGPARKAGLKRGDVIMKVNGATMTVENYSKVLSEALNGAPVALTLYDGRNVTLPAAVEMYENPVGQARVFDCGGRKAGYLFYSSFTLESYADLIEACRSFRQAGVTDLILDLRYNTGGYVLTEEMLASMIAPEASVRAGELLATEVYNSFVERYLERNGLDTRTFFRQDFEFTGSRGEKYSFSTADANIGCQRVFALVGEDTASASEALLCSLKPYMPVYLIGTKTHGKYCAGIVNASSEYFEEARKSGEFSAREAEEAMKHASKAGLYLMVSRYADKNGVTLSMPDGMTPDERLEENPLDGFQLGDPEETLLSRALAHCGYQAARRVKVQRAGAPRPRLEPVPDSRPKEGYMVKLGLPHE, from the coding sequence ATGAAACACTTCGTACGAACTGTCTTTGTGCTGTGCCTGCTGCTGGCCAGCCTGCCTTCCTGCAACAAGCTTGGGGGCGGCCCGTCCCATGGGGACGAGTCCGAGAATCCTTCATATTACTATCTCAACCGGTTCTCCCGCGCTTTGATGGAGGTCAACTATCTGTGGAACGAGGAGATTTCTTCCACGCTGACCCATTGGGACCTCAAGGCGGATCCGTATGCGCAGGTGCATGACGCCCGTTACCATGACGCGGCCGGCAACGAGGTCGACCGCTGGACCCAGATGATTCCTGATTACGAGGCGTTCGTGAACGGCCTCAACGGCGTCAGCTCGGGGACCTATGCGGTGAATATGCAGTTGATGTATGCGGATGAGACGCGTAGCCAGATCGTGGCCGTCGTCCTCTATACCTATGCGGACGGGCCGGCCCGGAAGGCAGGTCTGAAGCGGGGCGACGTGATCATGAAGGTCAACGGCGCCACGATGACGGTCGAGAATTATTCCAAGGTCCTCTCGGAAGCGCTGAACGGCGCGCCCGTGGCCCTGACCTTGTATGACGGCCGCAACGTCACGCTGCCGGCGGCCGTCGAGATGTATGAGAATCCCGTCGGCCAGGCCCGGGTCTTCGACTGCGGGGGCCGGAAGGCGGGCTATCTGTTCTATTCCAGCTTCACGCTCGAGTCCTATGCCGACCTGATCGAGGCCTGCAGGTCGTTCCGCCAGGCCGGCGTCACGGACCTTATCCTGGACCTGCGCTACAATACGGGCGGCTATGTGCTGACGGAAGAGATGCTGGCATCGATGATTGCGCCGGAAGCGTCGGTCCGGGCCGGGGAGCTGCTCGCGACGGAAGTGTACAACAGCTTCGTGGAAAGATATCTGGAGCGCAACGGGTTGGACACCCGCACGTTTTTCCGGCAGGATTTCGAGTTCACCGGCAGCCGCGGGGAGAAGTATAGCTTCAGCACGGCGGACGCCAATATCGGCTGCCAGCGGGTGTTCGCGCTTGTCGGCGAAGATACGGCTTCCGCGTCGGAGGCGCTGCTCTGTTCGCTGAAGCCCTATATGCCTGTCTATCTGATCGGTACGAAGACGCACGGGAAGTATTGCGCCGGCATCGTGAATGCGTCGTCGGAGTATTTCGAAGAGGCGCGGAAGTCGGGCGAGTTCTCGGCGCGCGAGGCCGAGGAGGCGATGAAACATGCGTCCAAGGCCGGCCTCTATCTGATGGTTTCCCGCTACGCCGACAAGAACGGCGTGACGCTCAGCATGCCGGACGGCATGACGCCGGATGAGCGTCTGGAAGAGAACCCGCTGGACGGCTTCCAGCTCGGCGACCCCGAAGAGACGCTCCTCTCCCGGGCGCTTGCGCACTGCGGTTACCAGGCCGCGCGGCGGGTGAAGGTGCAGCGCGCCGGCGCGCCCCGGCCGCGTCTGGAGCCCGTCCCCGACAGCCGACCCAAGGAGGGATATATGGTCAAATTGGGCCTGCCGCACGAATAG
- a CDS encoding hypothetical protein (manually curated) has product MKRILIAFVALSLCAPLLRAQSVSFLNINTDPAAVGMANAGVAMTADAYALENNMAATALEGPKMAASVGYALWQPKVAGTRMLSVAGFYQLSSRFAAGLLYKNMSYPAYDIIGNEGRSNGTFSPSEYAFAAGFAYEIMDGLAAGLTLRFLSSSLTDAARASAFGADISVKYQREGFQAGLSVNNFGSQVNYGGESYAQPGLVRAGAAYSVAGFTASAEADYLFAGALMAAVGLEYNIAEIVSLRGGFHYGDAAKAIPTYASLGLGVQFAGVHLDAAFLLGSKTLGNTMLFGLGYAF; this is encoded by the coding sequence ATGAAAAGAATTCTTATCGCTTTTGTGGCATTGTCCCTTTGTGCGCCGCTCCTTCGTGCGCAGAGCGTTTCTTTCTTGAATATCAATACGGATCCTGCCGCTGTGGGTATGGCCAATGCCGGTGTCGCCATGACTGCGGATGCGTATGCTTTGGAGAACAATATGGCCGCAACGGCCCTGGAGGGCCCTAAAATGGCCGCGTCGGTGGGCTATGCCCTTTGGCAGCCGAAAGTCGCCGGGACGCGGATGCTTTCGGTCGCGGGTTTCTATCAGTTGTCTTCCCGTTTTGCCGCTGGACTGCTTTATAAGAATATGTCCTATCCGGCATACGATATCATCGGCAACGAGGGCCGTTCTAATGGCACGTTCTCTCCGTCCGAATATGCGTTTGCCGCTGGCTTCGCTTATGAGATAATGGATGGGTTGGCCGCCGGTCTGACGCTGCGGTTCCTTTCTTCCTCCTTGACCGATGCTGCTCGTGCCTCTGCTTTCGGTGCAGACATTTCAGTAAAGTATCAGCGCGAAGGGTTTCAGGCCGGTCTGTCTGTCAACAACTTTGGCTCGCAGGTCAACTATGGCGGGGAATCCTATGCACAGCCCGGCCTTGTGCGGGCTGGCGCTGCCTATTCGGTGGCCGGCTTTACGGCTTCCGCCGAGGCGGACTACCTCTTCGCGGGCGCTTTGATGGCGGCCGTGGGCCTGGAGTACAATATCGCTGAGATCGTGTCCCTGCGGGGTGGTTTCCATTACGGTGATGCCGCCAAGGCCATCCCGACCTATGCTTCGCTTGGCCTGGGGGTCCAGTTCGCGGGCGTCCATCTCGACGCCGCATTCCTGCTGGGCTCCAAGACCCTTGGAAACACGATGCTGTTCGGCCTGGGATACGCGTTCTGA